The Yersinia entomophaga nucleotide sequence GCCATTTGGCGATCTGGATACTGCTGGTTTCATGCTGCTTTAGCCGTACGCCTAAGGTGCGCAGACCGCGGCTAGCAACGTAAGCGGTGTCTGCATCGACCATTTGCCCCAGCAAATACGAATGTTCCCGCAATTGATCCCAACAGCGCGCATTAGATACCGCCGTGCCCAACATAGCGTCTGAGTGACCGACGATATATTTGGTTCCGGCCTGAATAGAAATATCGATGCCAAACTCCAGTGCGTTAAATAGCACTCCGGCAGCCCAGGTATTATCGATCATAATCACGATATTGGGATTAACTGCCCGAATAGCCTGCACCATGCCGGGAACATCCTGAACTTCCATTGTGATGGAGCTGGGAGATTCTAAAAATACCACTTTGGTATTTGGCTGAATAAGCTCGGCAATTCCAGCGCCGATCAGTGGAGAATAATAAGTGGTGGTGACACCCAGTTTGGACAGCACTTTATTGCAAAAATCCTGCGTTGGCTCATAAGCAGCACCGGTCATTAATATATGATCGCCGGTGGCCACAAAAGACAGAATGGCATTGGTCACCGCTGCGGCGCCGCAAGGATAAAGCGCACAACCTGCGCCGCCTTCCAATTCCACCATCGCTTCTTGGAAGGAAAAATGGGTCAGCGTACCGCGACGACCATAAAACAATTCGCCTTTTGCCCGGTTTGCTGTGGCAAATTTTTTCGCCTTTACGGAATCAAATACCAGGGAAGAGGCTCGTTGAATAATGGTGTTTACCGATCCTTGGGTAAATTTTTTCGCCCGACCGGCAGTCACTAACGCTGTTTCTAATTTTTTAGATTTCATTATTTTTTCCTTTTCTGGTGCTGGCATACTCAAATATTCACAGCGACTTACGGACAATCCGCCACGCTGTGTCGTTATGTATTAACAAGTAGGTTCATTCACCGCAGGAAGCTCAGCCTGCCGCTTGGAGGATTTTTTACCGGTATATCTTTCGATAATTTGGGCTGCATTAAGGTCATGAATGACGTTAATTAGCGTTGCAGGTGCATCGGTAATGGTGCCAATAACAACCAGCATTGGAATAGTTTCAACCGGTAGCCCCAGCGTGGTGACAATAAATATTTCACCGAGGAAAGCGCCACCGGGAACGCCGCCGACAATAATGGCGGAGAGCACCGAAATCAGCATGGTCAGGAAGAAAGTCTCGGTGGTGAAATCCAATCCCAGTACCGAGAAGATAAAGACGATTTTCAGCGCGGCAATCATTGCCACGCCGCCTTTATTTAAATTAACCAACAGCGGCAGAGAAATATCTACGATTTCAGGGTTAATGCCCATCGCTTTGGCCGCTCGAATAGTCACTGGCAGCGATCCCAATGAAGAGCAGGTGCCTAAGGCGGTGGCTGAAGGTTCAATAGCGTGTTGCCAGAAAGCCCTTACCGCTTTCATGCCGCCGCCAATCCAGGAATAAAAGATAGAGCCGAAAACGTAATACAGCAGCGAGGCGATAAAGAATAAGCCGATGGCTCTGGCGAAAGTCATCAGTAATTGTGGATCCTGACTGGCCATCGTCGCGGCGAAATAACTGCCCAAACCAACGGGTGCCGCTTTCATGATGATTGAGACAATCTTCATAATCACGGTATTTAAGCCCAACAAAGACAGGGCAATTTGTTTACCTTGCTCGCCCGATTGCCCAATCGCAATACCGGCGATAACCGACATAATAATCAGCGCCAGAATATTGGATTTAGACAATAAACCAACAAAATCATTAGTGGTGACCATATTCACAAAGTTCATTTCGCCGCTGCCGGC carries:
- a CDS encoding dicarboxylate/amino acid:cation symporter, with product MWKRLEPYKSSIILLFALILGGVIGIYAPSLALKLQPIGKIFLNLLFMIIVPLVSVSVMSSIAGMTDLKKLGRIMGLIFAVSIIMALIPAAGIVGLATLFDPAQGVTIELTQEFKAGSGEMNFVNMVTTNDFVGLLSKSNILALIIMSVIAGIAIGQSGEQGKQIALSLLGLNTVIMKIVSIIMKAAPVGLGSYFAATMASQDPQLLMTFARAIGLFFIASLLYYVFGSIFYSWIGGGMKAVRAFWQHAIEPSATALGTCSSLGSLPVTIRAAKAMGINPEIVDISLPLLVNLNKGGVAMIAALKIVFIFSVLGLDFTTETFFLTMLISVLSAIIVGGVPGGAFLGEIFIVTTLGLPVETIPMLVVIGTITDAPATLINVIHDLNAAQIIERYTGKKSSKRQAELPAVNEPTC
- the metC gene encoding cystathionine beta-lyase, coding for MKSKKLETALVTAGRAKKFTQGSVNTIIQRASSLVFDSVKAKKFATANRAKGELFYGRRGTLTHFSFQEAMVELEGGAGCALYPCGAAAVTNAILSFVATGDHILMTGAAYEPTQDFCNKVLSKLGVTTTYYSPLIGAGIAELIQPNTKVVFLESPSSITMEVQDVPGMVQAIRAVNPNIVIMIDNTWAAGVLFNALEFGIDISIQAGTKYIVGHSDAMLGTAVSNARCWDQLREHSYLLGQMVDADTAYVASRGLRTLGVRLKQHETSSIQIAKWLAARPEVAQVNHPALPSCPGHEFYLRDFTGSCGLFSFVLKSRLSDEQVAHYLDNFEHFSMAYSWGGFESLILANQPEELDEIRPVGGVGFEGTLVRVHIGLENVDDLIADLEAGFNRLIG